The following nucleotide sequence is from Endozoicomonas sp. GU-1.
GTCAGCTATACGAAATAACGAATCTGTTTATGCAGCAGCATTTGATTTGCAAATTAATAACTTCATTACGAAGGATACTGGTTCTCATACTCTTGATCAGACTGTTTTGCAGAGTTTGTTAGCTCGAGGTATTTCATTGCCGCTCTTGAGAGGGTTTGGCAGTGTTAGAGATCTACAAACCGTTTATGCAAGTGATCAACAGTTGCTTAATAAAGTCCAGTCACTTGCGAGCTCTGATGCTTATACTGTGTATCAGGGGTTTGAGATGCTCCTTGCCGACTGGTCCGGCCTTAGTGCACTGCGTCAGAATGCAGGCCACGAGCTTACTTTGTCGTTGTCTACAACTGAAAAGTTATGGGTTCTTGAAAGCTTTTCCGGGGTTTCTGAGTTCAAAGGTGTCATTGAGCAACAGTTTACTGATGGTAAAAGCCCCCAGATTGTTGGACTTGAGGTCGATTATTTGGCTGAGCGATTTGATGCGCTCACTCATCACTATGCCAGCCGCTTTCTTTTGCAGACCGTTTTTTCTGACGCTTTTGAAGGTGCTCATTATTCAATTTCCAGTAATCGTCTTGAGGTCAGTAATGCCGGTGTATTACAGGCATCATTAATTCGGGCAGGAAAAAGCAGTGCTTCACTTGATGAAGGCGCGGCCCTTGCCCAGATCTACAATGAGTTCAGGTCAGATATAAACCTTGATGAAAAGCTTTTGGCCGATCGACTAATAAATGTGGAAAATGCAGTTGTGTTCCGTCGTTTGTTACTCGGAGATCTCGCTGATGTCAGTTATGGAAGAGATCAATATACTGGTACGGATGGTAAAAGTTATATCATCGGAAGTGCTACAGGGGCTGACATTCTGAGAGGCCTGAGTGGAAACGATTATATAGAGGGCCGTGGTGGGAATGACCAGATAATTGGTGGAAACGGTGACGATGTTCTGAACGGTGGCGCTGGAAATGATGAACTATCGGGAGGAGAGGGAAGTGACCACTATGCATTCGCAGCAGGGGATGGCCAAGATACTGTTTATGATGATTTCGCAGATGCAACCACCCTTGTTTTGGCCGATTTGAATGAATTCAGTAACGCTATCTTCCGTCGGATCGGCTCAGACCTTCAATTATCCTTCAAAGGTCGATCTGATGATCACATTACGTTCAAATCTTTTTTCAGTGAAGACTTACCTCGAAGTGGCTTAACTATTGAAAAAACTGATGGGAGTTCAGAGTTTTTCTCAGTAGATCAAATCATAATGAAGACGATGCTTGGAACTGAAGGAAACGATGTTATCCAAGCCAATAAGCAGGATAATGAGATTCATTCATTGGCTGGCAATGATCGCCTTGATGGCTATGCAGGAAATGATACCCTGGATGGTGGTGCCGGGCAGGATACACTCTATGGTGGTGATGGGCATGATGATCTGACCGGAGGGCTGGGTGATGATCAGCTCTTCGGGGGCGTTGGCGATGACACCTATCATTTTGCAGCCGCCGATGGCAGTGACGTTATTGAAGACAGTGCGAGCATCGATACCCTGATCTTTGAAGACCTGAACGACGATGATGTGTTACTTCGTCGACAGGGCGATGATCTGGTCATTAGCCGCCATGCAGACAGTAATGACAGTGTTCGTATCCTCAATCACTTTACCGACCAGGCGGGTGTTGTCAGCCTTGGTGCCATTAATGTCATTACATTTGCCAATGGCACCCGCTGGAATACAGACGACATTCTGGTTCAGTCGGTCAAAGGCACTGAAGCCAATGATCAGATTCTGGCTCACGCTGAGAATGACATGATCACGGCACTGAGTGGTGATGATGTGGTTCATGGTCAGGGAGGCCATGATCAGATTGATGGTGGTCACGGATCCGATACGCTTTACGGTGAGACCGGCCGGGATGTTCTGTTGGGTGGTCAGGGCGATGACCGTCTGGAAGGCGGGGACGACGATGACCGCCTGGAAGGTGGTGAAGGTGTCGATACCCTGTTAGGCGAGGACGGTAGCGATCAACTTTTCGGTGGTGACCAGAATGATGACCTCAGTGGCGGTGGTGGCAATGACCAGCTCTTTGGGGACAGCGGCAACGACACGCTGAACGGTGACTGGGGTGATGACACCCTGCATGGTGGCTCAGGCGATGATGAGTACCTTTTCAATCTGGGTGACGGTGCTGACCGGATGATTGAACGGCGCCTGGGCGAAGCTTATAGCAATTATGACGCCTCTTTTGATGTGCTTCGTTTTGGTGAAGGCATTGCCGCCATTGATCTTTCCTATGCCCGTCGAGGGGATCATATGGTCATCAGCCACAGTAACGGCAGTGACCAGATCACCATTGAGAATTGGTTCCGGGAGCCTACCGAGCACTTCAAAATCAATAGTTTTGAGTTTGCCGATGGCACCATCTTATCCGATGCCGACCTTGAAGAGCAGGTAGTAACTTATGGAACTGACGGTAGCGATCAGACCATGATTGGCTACCGTGATCATCATGATGAAATCCATGCCGGTGCCGGAGACGATAAAGTCTGGGGACGTGCCGGTAATGATGTGATTCATGGCGATGCCGGTGATGATTACCTGGACGGTGAAAGCGGCGATGATCGTTTATTCGGTGGTGAGGGCAACGATAACCTGCAAGGCAAAGAAGGCACCGATCACCTGGAAGGTGGTATGGGAAGTGACTCCCTCTCTGGCGGTAGTGGTGACGATACCCTGCTCGGGCAGTCTGGCGCAGACCAGTTGTTCGGCGGTGAAGGCAATGACCACATGGAAGGCGGTGCTGACAATGACTACATGGATGCTGGTGCCGGTGATGACAGGTTGATCGGCGGTGATGGTAATGACCAGCTTCGTGGAGAGGGCGGCAACGACACCTTGATAGGCGGCGCGGGTCGGGACACTTACGTCTGGGCTGTGGGTGATGGCGCGGATGTTATTGATAACCGTGGCGGACAAGGACTGTTGTTGCTTCAGGGTGGTGCAACCCCGGAGTCTTTGGACTTCAGCCGTGATGGGGATGACCTGCTGATTGCCATGAAAGATCAGACAGGTCAGTCCATCCGCATAAAGAACCACTTCCTTGGCGGTGACTGGGCACTGGATGGTGTACAGCCAGATGGTGGCTTTATGATCACCACCAACAAGATCAATCAGCTGGTTGCCGGGGGCAGTGATCCGGACTTTGCTTCAGTGGTGAAAGGTACTAACGACGGTGAGCGTCTGGTTGGTAGTGCAAACAATGATAAGGTTCTGGGTGAAGGTGGTGATGACACCCTGTTCGGAATGTCCGGCAATGACCGGCTGGAAGGTAGTGATGGAAACGATCGCCTGATGGGTGGTAATGGTTCTGGTCAGGGGTCTGGTGATGATGTCCTTGCCGGCGGTGCTGGAAATGACGTTCTAAACGGCGAAGATGGCAACGACACCCTGAATGGTGGTGTCGGTGATGACCACTACTATTATCAGGCCGGAGACGGTGTAGATACCATTGATGCCACGGGTGGTGGTACTGACTGGGTGCTTTTCAATGGCGGTATCAGCCGAGACCGGATCAGCTTCCACAAAGATGGCAATGATCTGGTCATGCTTCTGGATAATGATCTGAAGCAACAGCTGCGGGTGAAAGATCACTTCCTTGGTGGTGAGAAAGCCATCAGCTATGTGCAACCTTCTGACGGTGGCTATGCTATCCCGGCTTCAAGCTTTGCGTCGTTACTAACGGCTCTCCCGGGCGGTGGTGATGGCAGCGGAGGTGAGACTGGCAACGGTAATGGTGGTGAATCGGTTGATAACTCTGGTGGCAGCTCCGGTGGGGGTAACCAGGGTGGAGAGACCGGAGAGCCAACCGAGCCAGGACTGGGCGGTGACGATGTCATCACAGGGACCGCTGCCAATGAAGTGCTGCTGGGCGGTGCCGGTAATGACACATTGATTGGCGGAGCTGGCAACGATCATCTGATTGGCGGTCAGGGAGATGATATCTATCACTTCTCCAGTGGACAGGATGTGGTGGATAACACGGGTGCTGGTACCGACAAAGTGCACTTTGTAAATGGTATCACCTTTAACCAGGTAGCCTCTGGCCTGTCCAAAATGGGCGATGACCTGATTCTCAAGGTGAATGGTGGCCCGGATCAGATCACCCTCAAGAAATTCTTCCTGGGCGGTGAACATCTGATCGACAGCTTCACGTTTGCTACTGGTGGTCAGATCACGGCAGCCCGGATTTTTGCTGCCTTTGGTCTGGCCATTCCAACCCCTTCTGAAAACAGTCATAATGAGGTTGATGGCACAGCCGGTGATGACGCATCGTTAGCGGGTACAACCAACGTTGATCACATCCGTGGATTTAATGGCGATGATCAGCTATCCGGGGATGGCGGTGATGATCTTCTGGAGGGTGGAAATGGTCACGATATCCTGAATGGACAGGCTGGTAATGATACTTTGAAAGGTGGACGTGGTAACGATACCTATGTATTTACAGCTGGAGATGGTCAGGACGTTATCGACAATGCTGGCGGTGGTAATGATACGCTGTTGTTTGAAGGTATCAGCTTTAACCAGGTAGCCTCAGGCCTCAGCCGTTATGGTACTGACCTGATTCTCAATATTCAGGGTGGGACTGATACGGTTACGCTGAAAGACTGGTTCCTGGGTGGTGATAACGTAGTGGATACCATTCGGTTTGCCAGTGGCGGCCAGATTACCGCAGATCAGATATTCGGTGCTTTTGGTGGCACTAACCCTGATACCAATGGTTCACCGGACTACCAGAACGTTCCGGACGAACGGGGTTATGCCACGATTCTGAACGGCCAGGCTGGTGATCAGATCATTCTTGGCTCTTCCGATGCTGAAATGCTGGGTGGTGGCGCCGGAGATGATCATCTTCATGGCAACGGTGGCAATGACTACCTGATGGGGGGTGATGGAAATGATACCTACCATTTCACAACAGGTGGTGGTGCTGACACGATTAATAACCTGTCCAATTCAGCAGTGGATCAGGATGTACTGCAGCTGTTGGGCATTGAAGAAGAAAACCTCTGGTTTACCCGCTCCGGTGACCATCTGCTGATTGATGTTATCGGTTCTGATGATCAGATTACGGTACAGGACTGGTACAGCAATGATGCCCAAAAGTTGGATAAAATCCGCACGGGCGATGCTGTGTTGCTGGCCAACAAGGTGGAGAATCTGGTCAATGCCATGGCTGGGTTTGATGCACCGCCAGCTGGTGAAGCTCAGCTGCCACAAAACGTTCGCGATCAGGTTACTCCGGTGATTGCTGCCAGTTGGCAGACGACCGTGAGTTAAGGTTTACACCTTATATTCACGATGAAATGAAGGCAGCACTGGGTAACTGGTGCTGCCTTTTTGGTTTTGGGGTACGAGCAGGTTACAGCGGGTTAAACTTGCTGTTACAAATCCTTTCTGAATGGACACATTGCAGCACGGTGTGCCATCAGCAGTAGGGGTGGTCACTTTTGAACAGCAGGCCGATCCATTTTGGACAGTGCCACTACACCGGCTGAACTAGCTTGTACCAAGTTTTGTACAAGGAATAAAGAGTGGAGCAGGTCAATATCAGTGAACTGAGAGCTAACCTGCTTGATTACCTGAAAAAAGCCCAGCAAGGCCAACCCTTTATCGTGACTTCTAATGGTCAAACACTGGCGACCATCTGCGCCCTCGATGCGTTAAAGAAGTATTCAAGAAAAAACCTGAAGGAAGTGGGTGAAAATGCCATTGCCAACGATATTATCGATCCGTTGGATAAACCCTGGGAAAACCGGCAATGATTTTATTGGGTACCTGTGCCTTTATCTGGGATGCTCGTGCAACACGACAAACTCAGCAAACAGGCAAAGCAAATCATCCAACAGGGTGATCGTAATTTGAGAGAGAGCCTGTTGGTGACAAGCGTTTGGTAATACCTGCTACCGTCAATAGTTTTAACCCGAATTGAGAAAAATCTGTTTTTAATGGTCTATCCTCATGATCCAAACACATGTGGTGGTCTTTTATGGACTTTATATCGTCAAATTTATCGCCTTTAATATCTTCATTGGCACCAGCGGTAAATTCATCCGTTAAAGCTTTTGCTGGCAGTCGATCCGTAGAAGTATTACAAGATCAAGTTAAAAGAATTTTCTTGGGGACGGGTTTGGGACTAGCTCAAACACCCCTGGAGTTATTATTAGCAAGGCCTGTATTAATGGTGGAGAGTAAGTTAACAGGACGAACAGATTTTAACCCCTTTGAAGAAGGTTATATTGAAAAAATGTCTACAAAGGAAATATTCAAAAATGCCTTCATTGAAGAGGCATTATTCAGGGTTGTTTGCCCACGACTTATAAAATTAAACCTACCTTTTGGTACAGGGTATATCCCGGAGATCATCAGTGCTTTTCTATTTGGAGTTGCACATCTTTGCACTCCAAAACCATCTTTTACCCATATATTTATGGCCACTATAGCGGGTTTTAAATTTAACAATATATATAAAAGCCATGGTTTATTATCAGCAACTATTGCTCATGCAGCTCACAATCTCATTACGGTTAAACTACACTGTTATACAAAAAACAGAGATAGATTAGAACAAATGAAACTAACCTTGAATAGAAATGAAACAAGATTAAAACAAATGAAGTTAACATTAAATGATCGTAAGCATGCTGTAAAACAAACCAAAATCAATAGTAATTCAATTAAATCTGAAAACTGTCTAAAACTAAGAAGTGGCAGAGTGATCAAACGATCCAGCCTGGCAGGTATCAACTCCATGAAATTGGCTGTGTCGCATATTGAAAAATAATAAATCCTGTAATGAGATGGTTTGGCTGCAATAAGATCAACCGTTTCATCGATAACCTGCTGTTGAGTGTCTCAATGCAACGATTAATGAAAGCAACCAGAAGCGATGATGGCTGAGAGGCTGTTTTAAAACTACTTAAACCTTCGTAGCATTATGCGAATCATGCATATATAAACGAAGGCTTCTGAACTCCTTGGCAGCTGTTCATAGTCTTTAGATAAACGTCTGGATCCTTCAAACCAGCCAAAGGTTCTCTCCACAACCCAGCGCCTGGCTTGAACGACAAACTTTCCCCGTGGGCGTTTTGTGATTTCAAGTTCCCTTTTGGGTTTGAAGCGATAAAACCACTCTTCAAGGTAACCCCGGTAGCCACAATCAGCCCAGACTTTCCGGATGTTTTTAAAGTATTTCTTAAGGTGAGCCAGTATGAATTGACCTGCAAAACTATCACTAAATGCGGCTGCGTGTACCCATACCACCAGAATCAGGCCAAGAGTATCAACAGCTATATGACGTTTTCTGCCTTTTATTTTCTTCCCGCCATCATAGCCTCGATCCCCCCCTTTTACCGAGGTTTTCACGGATTGGGAGTCAATGCTTGCTGCTGTTGGTTGTGGCTCTTTGCCCGCCTGAATTCGCACCTGGTCACGAAGAGCATCATGCACCTTCTTCCATGTGCCATCTTGTTTCCAGATTCGAAAATAGGTGTAGACAGTACTCCATGGTGGAAAGTCAGAAGGCAGCATTCGCCACTGACAGCCTGTTTTAGTGAGATAGAATATGGCATTCAATATCAGACGATAACTCCAGTCGCGTGGTCGCCCATTTTTTGGAGTATCATAGCCAGGGTCAGGGAATAGAGGCTTGAGGATTGCCCACTCGTCATTGGTCAGGTCGGATGGATACATAATTATCCTCCTTAAACTAATCAGATACTGTAGTTATAGACGACGTTGAGTTTTTTATCCTGAGTTAATGGTCAGTAACTTTTACAACAGTCTCTGAGAAAAATTCAAAGAAAAGTGGATCAGCAGCCTTTATCTGCCCACTGATGACTATCACTTAAAGAACCCCCACCACATCCTCATACAGCTCCCGAAGCGTAACTGAAAACCCGATGGAATGAAGCTGCAAGGTATCGGTCTCCTGCTTCAGGCGGATGATCTCCCAGCCGCTGTCGGTACTCTGGTAGAGATCCACGGCAATCTTATCCTGATGGATCAGTACATACTCCTTCAACCCCTTGATGGCGGTGTAGGCTGCAAGCTTTTCCATCCGGTCTCTTGCCTCGGTGGTGGGGGATAGCACTTCGGCAATCAAGGTTGGCTGATCTTCAACATAGGCGTTCTGGTCAGAATCGTTACAGGCCACCATCACATCCGGATAATAAAAAACATCATTCCCTTTATGGCTGGCATTCACTTTCATATCACTGGAGTAAGCTCTACAGGGGCTGCCCTGCAGGTGAGCACGCAGCAGGGAGGCAAACGCCAGGGTAAGCAGATTGCGCCTGCGGCTGGCACCGGCCATGGCGACGATCAGCCCGTTAACGTATTCATGCCGCTGGTCTGCCTGCTGTTCAAACGCCAGATAGGCTTCCGGTGTCATCAATTGTAACTGCTCGGCCTGAGCCATTCGCTTCTTTCCGTTCTGTTTATGATCCTTACAGAATAATACACATCGGGGAGTAGTTGGCAGTTTTCAGAAAAAGAAAGTGGGCAGAAAAGGAGGTAGAGTGAATTTTCGACGGCCCATGACCTGAAAACGAAAGCACGAATAGTTGGTAATGACCGACGACCTATTGCGTACGACAAACATCAGGATGCCGAGCAATCGTCGGAAAAGTGATTAAACTAGTCTTGTTAGCGTTGTAGATTTTAGCGCCATTGGAGTAAATAAAGATGGAGTCTTCTATGTGGTGGAAGGAGACCTCAATAGCGAACTGATAAAAAATTACTTGCCTTGCGGATGTTATTAACATTAACAGAGTCAGGAGTAGCAAAATGTTCAACTCAGTCGGCTTACCCCCAATACCAACTGTTCCTACGCGTGCATCGATTGAAACAACAACCTGCAACCAGCGAGAATACCAG
It contains:
- a CDS encoding calcium-binding protein, which produces MAPDTANALLPTAWRCSGWYERNAEDIEVGNAVGDGDVHYTDHFNDSELPMVVFGDEATEKNDAKQVIFGSHGDDGKALLTGGDKDDRIYGLDGDDVLQGGKGNDRLEGGRGNDTYIFDLTNDGVGFDTIADTQGNSRILISGQQLKNLYAANAEASTYTDKNGNRLVRLAGQDLVLMTANGSIINLEGWNSVLTPDRTPSTAASLKSAPATITSIEPLIYSAKSNEAVNVYGLSFYGYEGAVVPFQGDDALNIGNRLINQDGQQLLIHWSQEQRALTKGIKDSEGRDIDQSWVNQREIHYDASVIAAVSSTTLLFEGSSFNDHLLGNEATVPDGDMNNYLRGHGGDDFIDGRGGRDLLIGDAGEDILTGGQGNDFLFGGSVDSKDAGDDAKDSLDGGDGNDYLSGAGGNDDLSGGNGNDSIAGGSGNDVISGGDGQDIITGDGYIFDMKDGQVAVSAEHRLQESISLTQSYNDIIDGGTGDDLIIGGAGSDIMLGGTGDDVLHGDQRGVEHYRGSLQSGFVNIPEALHGNDAIFAGDGNDEVVAGGGNDYVQGGLGDDRLWGDDPLLSVTGDDQLYGGAGDDKIIGGGGDDLLDGGSGDDKIWGDHDASQEQYGDDEIYGRSGNDAIAAGQGADRVDGGAGNDSLFGQEGKDTLLGGEGDDYLDAGEDNDIDLLDGGTGFDTFVAYGGDVIEDSDGVGVVHFKNRRLTGGYRLASDPENTYRDYNHSFIYQLDGSTLTVRDGEDFLTINNFTNNQLGLDLYSPAVTHTGGDGFETIGTSDGDVVVDRDGLSVVVHKGHILTGGNWLGSSSSGNSWGGTSNWYRSQDGGFTYELSGIGTLTVFETAGSAAMWGNSLRSGGFKRFTYSGFRNGMSGIYLGGNSAMFLPPELDPDRTRIRRIDPLALDLDDSGDIATSSVSDSNVFFDLDDDGIAERVGWINAQDGLLVRDLNDNGSIDSISELFGNATQNGFQALKETGDSNNDDIFNADDELFSQVRVWKDANQDGLSQEEELSTLAQLGIDSIDLVHETVDRPSSGNRIIAEGSAIRNNESVYAAAFDLQINNFITKDTGSHTLDQTVLQSLLARGISLPLLRGFGSVRDLQTVYASDQQLLNKVQSLASSDAYTVYQGFEMLLADWSGLSALRQNAGHELTLSLSTTEKLWVLESFSGVSEFKGVIEQQFTDGKSPQIVGLEVDYLAERFDALTHHYASRFLLQTVFSDAFEGAHYSISSNRLEVSNAGVLQASLIRAGKSSASLDEGAALAQIYNEFRSDINLDEKLLADRLINVENAVVFRRLLLGDLADVSYGRDQYTGTDGKSYIIGSATGADILRGLSGNDYIEGRGGNDQIIGGNGDDVLNGGAGNDELSGGEGSDHYAFAAGDGQDTVYDDFADATTLVLADLNEFSNAIFRRIGSDLQLSFKGRSDDHITFKSFFSEDLPRSGLTIEKTDGSSEFFSVDQIIMKTMLGTEGNDVIQANKQDNEIHSLAGNDRLDGYAGNDTLDGGAGQDTLYGGDGHDDLTGGLGDDQLFGGVGDDTYHFAAADGSDVIEDSASIDTLIFEDLNDDDVLLRRQGDDLVISRHADSNDSVRILNHFTDQAGVVSLGAINVITFANGTRWNTDDILVQSVKGTEANDQILAHAENDMITALSGDDVVHGQGGHDQIDGGHGSDTLYGETGRDVLLGGQGDDRLEGGDDDDRLEGGEGVDTLLGEDGSDQLFGGDQNDDLSGGGGNDQLFGDSGNDTLNGDWGDDTLHGGSGDDEYLFNLGDGADRMIERRLGEAYSNYDASFDVLRFGEGIAAIDLSYARRGDHMVISHSNGSDQITIENWFREPTEHFKINSFEFADGTILSDADLEEQVVTYGTDGSDQTMIGYRDHHDEIHAGAGDDKVWGRAGNDVIHGDAGDDYLDGESGDDRLFGGEGNDNLQGKEGTDHLEGGMGSDSLSGGSGDDTLLGQSGADQLFGGEGNDHMEGGADNDYMDAGAGDDRLIGGDGNDQLRGEGGNDTLIGGAGRDTYVWAVGDGADVIDNRGGQGLLLLQGGATPESLDFSRDGDDLLIAMKDQTGQSIRIKNHFLGGDWALDGVQPDGGFMITTNKINQLVAGGSDPDFASVVKGTNDGERLVGSANNDKVLGEGGDDTLFGMSGNDRLEGSDGNDRLMGGNGSGQGSGDDVLAGGAGNDVLNGEDGNDTLNGGVGDDHYYYQAGDGVDTIDATGGGTDWVLFNGGISRDRISFHKDGNDLVMLLDNDLKQQLRVKDHFLGGEKAISYVQPSDGGYAIPASSFASLLTALPGGGDGSGGETGNGNGGESVDNSGGSSGGGNQGGETGEPTEPGLGGDDVITGTAANEVLLGGAGNDTLIGGAGNDHLIGGQGDDIYHFSSGQDVVDNTGAGTDKVHFVNGITFNQVASGLSKMGDDLILKVNGGPDQITLKKFFLGGEHLIDSFTFATGGQITAARIFAAFGLAIPTPSENSHNEVDGTAGDDASLAGTTNVDHIRGFNGDDQLSGDGGDDLLEGGNGHDILNGQAGNDTLKGGRGNDTYVFTAGDGQDVIDNAGGGNDTLLFEGISFNQVASGLSRYGTDLILNIQGGTDTVTLKDWFLGGDNVVDTIRFASGGQITADQIFGAFGGTNPDTNGSPDYQNVPDERGYATILNGQAGDQIILGSSDAEMLGGGAGDDHLHGNGGNDYLMGGDGNDTYHFTTGGGADTINNLSNSAVDQDVLQLLGIEEENLWFTRSGDHLLIDVIGSDDQITVQDWYSNDAQKLDKIRTGDAVLLANKVENLVNAMAGFDAPPAGEAQLPQNVRDQVTPVIAASWQTTVS
- a CDS encoding type II toxin-antitoxin system Phd/YefM family antitoxin; this encodes MEQVNISELRANLLDYLKKAQQGQPFIVTSNGQTLATICALDALKKYSRKNLKEVGENAIANDIIDPLDKPWENRQ
- a CDS encoding CPBP family intramembrane glutamic endopeptidase codes for the protein MDFISSNLSPLISSLAPAVNSSVKAFAGSRSVEVLQDQVKRIFLGTGLGLAQTPLELLLARPVLMVESKLTGRTDFNPFEEGYIEKMSTKEIFKNAFIEEALFRVVCPRLIKLNLPFGTGYIPEIISAFLFGVAHLCTPKPSFTHIFMATIAGFKFNNIYKSHGLLSATIAHAAHNLITVKLHCYTKNRDRLEQMKLTLNRNETRLKQMKLTLNDRKHAVKQTKINSNSIKSENCLKLRSGRVIKRSSLAGINSMKLAVSHIEK
- a CDS encoding IS5 family transposase — encoded protein: MYPSDLTNDEWAILKPLFPDPGYDTPKNGRPRDWSYRLILNAIFYLTKTGCQWRMLPSDFPPWSTVYTYFRIWKQDGTWKKVHDALRDQVRIQAGKEPQPTAASIDSQSVKTSVKGGDRGYDGGKKIKGRKRHIAVDTLGLILVVWVHAAAFSDSFAGQFILAHLKKYFKNIRKVWADCGYRGYLEEWFYRFKPKRELEITKRPRGKFVVQARRWVVERTFGWFEGSRRLSKDYEQLPRSSEAFVYICMIRIMLRRFK
- a CDS encoding Uma2 family endonuclease, which produces MAQAEQLQLMTPEAYLAFEQQADQRHEYVNGLIVAMAGASRRRNLLTLAFASLLRAHLQGSPCRAYSSDMKVNASHKGNDVFYYPDVMVACNDSDQNAYVEDQPTLIAEVLSPTTEARDRMEKLAAYTAIKGLKEYVLIHQDKIAVDLYQSTDSGWEIIRLKQETDTLQLHSIGFSVTLRELYEDVVGVL